Proteins found in one Timaviella obliquedivisa GSE-PSE-MK23-08B genomic segment:
- the rplC gene encoding 50S ribosomal protein L3, with amino-acid sequence MSVGILGTKLGMTQIFNEAGLAVPVTVVQAGPCTVTQIKTAQTDGYTAIQLGFGETKVKSLTKPELGHLVKSSAAPLRHLQEYRLGDVTPYELGQEVKADAFEVGQLVDVVGTSIGKGFAGYQKRHNFRRGPMSHGSKNHREPGSTGAGTTPGRVYPGKRMAGQMGNVRVTVRKLTVIRVDAERNLILIKGAVPGKPGALLNILPATIVGK; translated from the coding sequence GTGTCCGTTGGTATTCTAGGCACAAAACTTGGCATGACCCAGATATTCAATGAGGCAGGACTCGCAGTTCCTGTCACCGTTGTTCAAGCGGGGCCATGCACAGTTACACAAATTAAAACCGCTCAGACCGATGGCTACACAGCTATCCAACTCGGCTTCGGTGAGACTAAGGTCAAATCGTTGACTAAGCCTGAGTTGGGTCACTTGGTAAAGTCGAGTGCTGCACCGTTGCGGCATTTACAGGAGTACCGTCTCGGCGATGTTACCCCGTATGAACTTGGTCAAGAAGTGAAAGCAGATGCGTTTGAAGTCGGTCAGCTCGTTGATGTAGTCGGTACCAGTATCGGTAAAGGCTTCGCGGGCTATCAAAAGCGTCATAACTTCAGGCGAGGGCCCATGTCTCACGGTTCTAAGAACCATAGAGAACCTGGATCTACAGGGGCAGGTACCACGCCAGGTCGAGTTTATCCTGGGAAGCGGATGGCGGGGCAGATGGGCAACGTCCGAGTTACGGTTCGGAAGTTGACTGTAATTAGAGTAGATGCAGAACGTAACTTGATTTTGATTAAGGGTGCAGTTCCCGGCAAACCCGGCGCATTGCTAAACATTCTGCCTGCAACAATTGTTGGAAAGTAG
- the rplD gene encoding 50S ribosomal protein L4, which translates to MVDCTVKNWDGEDSGTASLELKVAKEETASHVVHRALVRQMNNSRQGTVSTKTRAEVRGGGRKPWRQKGTGRARAGSSRSPLWRGGGVIFGPKPRDFSVKMNRKERQLALRTAFYGRVEDLVVVADFAEQLSRPKTKDLLSAMSRWGVEPESKVLLIVAERNENVYLSSRNIAKLRMISASNLNVFDILAADKIVATEEAIAKIQEVYGGQV; encoded by the coding sequence ATGGTTGATTGCACAGTAAAAAATTGGGATGGCGAAGACAGCGGTACAGCATCGCTGGAATTAAAAGTTGCCAAAGAAGAAACTGCTTCCCACGTTGTTCATCGAGCGTTAGTTCGTCAGATGAACAATTCTCGCCAGGGAACGGTTTCGACTAAAACCCGTGCTGAGGTTAGAGGTGGTGGACGTAAGCCTTGGCGGCAGAAGGGAACAGGGCGCGCTCGTGCGGGTTCTAGTCGTTCTCCTCTGTGGAGGGGGGGTGGAGTGATCTTTGGCCCTAAGCCCAGAGATTTCTCGGTCAAAATGAACCGCAAAGAGCGACAGTTGGCACTGCGAACTGCATTCTACGGTCGGGTAGAAGACTTAGTAGTGGTTGCAGATTTTGCGGAGCAGTTATCTCGTCCTAAGACCAAAGACTTGCTGTCGGCAATGTCTCGCTGGGGCGTTGAGCCAGAATCTAAGGTGCTACTAATTGTTGCTGAACGCAATGAGAACGTGTATCTGTCAAGCCGCAACATTGCTAAGCTGCGGATGATTTCTGCCTCAAACCTGAATGTCTTTGACATTTTGGCAGCCGATAAAATCGTGGCGACTGAAGAAGCGATCGCAAAAATTCAGGAGGTATACGGTGGCCAAGTTTGA
- a CDS encoding 50S ribosomal protein L23, with translation MSLTFWQPIKSWRLKKRSQKFRRYTVAKFDPRNLPDLVRRPLVTEKATLLLEQNKYTFEVAPKATKPQIKAAIEELFEVKVVDVNTQTPPRKDRRVGKFLGHRAQYKRAVVTLASGDSITLFPEV, from the coding sequence ATGTCTTTGACATTTTGGCAGCCGATAAAATCGTGGCGACTGAAGAAGCGATCGCAAAAATTCAGGAGGTATACGGTGGCCAAGTTTGATCCTCGTAATCTTCCAGATTTAGTACGCCGTCCTTTGGTAACAGAGAAAGCGACCTTGCTGTTAGAGCAAAATAAGTACACCTTCGAAGTTGCCCCTAAAGCAACTAAGCCGCAAATTAAGGCAGCGATCGAAGAGTTATTTGAAGTTAAAGTCGTCGATGTAAATACCCAGACTCCTCCTAGAAAGGATCGCCGCGTGGGTAAGTTTTTAGGACACCGCGCTCAATACAAAAGGGCCGTTGTCACCCTGGCATCAGGGGATTCAATCACCCTGTTCCCTGAAGTCTAA
- the rplB gene encoding 50S ribosomal protein L2, whose product MGIRSFKPYTPGTRQRVVSDFSEITKSTPEKSLTYSVHSPKGRNNRGVITCRHRGGGHKQLYRMVDFRRNKHNIPAKVAAIEYDPNRNARLALLFYRDGEKRYIIHPANLAVGAIVISGSDSPFEVGNALPLGNMPLGTTVHNVELVAGKGGQIVRAAGTSAQVVAKEGDYVTLRLPSTEVRLVRKECYATIGQVGNGDVRNTSFGKAGRKRWKGRRPQVRGSVMNPVDHPHGGGEGRAPIGRPGPVTPWGKPTLGYKTRKKKKLSSRLIVRRRRRTSKRGRGGRES is encoded by the coding sequence ATGGGTATTCGTTCTTTCAAACCTTATACACCTGGCACCCGACAGCGTGTTGTCTCAGATTTTTCTGAGATTACGAAGTCAACACCTGAGAAGTCGCTAACTTACTCGGTTCACAGCCCCAAGGGGCGGAACAACCGAGGTGTCATCACCTGCCGTCATCGGGGTGGTGGGCACAAACAGCTATACCGGATGGTGGATTTCCGTCGGAACAAGCACAACATTCCTGCTAAAGTAGCCGCTATTGAGTATGACCCTAACCGGAATGCTCGTTTGGCGTTGCTGTTCTACCGCGATGGTGAGAAGCGCTATATTATTCATCCCGCTAATTTGGCAGTAGGGGCGATCGTTATTTCAGGTTCCGATTCGCCTTTTGAAGTCGGGAATGCCTTGCCATTAGGCAATATGCCCTTAGGTACAACCGTTCATAACGTTGAGCTAGTTGCTGGCAAAGGCGGACAAATCGTTCGTGCAGCAGGTACATCTGCTCAGGTAGTTGCGAAAGAGGGTGATTACGTCACGCTGCGTTTGCCTTCTACTGAAGTTCGTCTTGTTCGCAAAGAATGCTACGCCACCATTGGGCAAGTCGGTAACGGCGACGTTCGCAACACTAGCTTTGGTAAAGCTGGACGCAAGCGCTGGAAAGGTCGTAGACCTCAAGTTCGCGGTAGCGTCATGAACCCTGTGGATCACCCCCATGGTGGTGGTGAAGGACGGGCACCGATTGGTCGTCCTGGACCTGTTACGCCTTGGGGTAAGCCAACGTTGGGCTACAAGACTCGGAAGAAGAAGAAGCTGAGCAGTCGGTTAATTGTTCGTCGTCGTCGTCGTACCTCCAAGCGAGGCAGAGGCGGTCGGGAGTCTTAA
- the rpsS gene encoding 30S ribosomal protein S19: MSRSLKKGPFVADHLLSKVEALNNKGEKQLIKTWSRASTILPQMIGHTIAVHNGRQHVPVYVTEQMVGHKLGEFAPTRTFRGHAKSDKKARR, from the coding sequence ATGTCTCGCTCTCTTAAAAAAGGTCCGTTTGTTGCAGACCATTTGCTCAGCAAAGTAGAAGCGCTCAATAACAAGGGCGAAAAGCAGTTGATTAAAACCTGGTCAAGAGCTTCTACAATTTTGCCTCAAATGATTGGACATACCATTGCCGTTCACAACGGTCGCCAGCATGTGCCCGTCTATGTGACTGAGCAAATGGTAGGTCACAAGCTAGGGGAATTTGCCCCAACCCGAACCTTCCGGGGTCACGCCAAAAGCGATAAGAAGGCACGTCGATAG
- the rplV gene encoding 50S ribosomal protein L22: MALENGEVKAVARFIRMSPHKVRRVLDQIRGRSYREALIILEFMPYRACEPILKVLRSAVANAEHNEGYTPADLVVAQAFADQGPVLKRFRPRAQGRAYQIRKPTCHITITVAPGAEA; the protein is encoded by the coding sequence ATGGCTCTTGAAAATGGAGAAGTTAAGGCGGTTGCTCGCTTCATTCGGATGTCACCCCACAAGGTACGTCGAGTCCTGGATCAAATTCGGGGGCGTTCTTATCGGGAAGCGCTGATCATTCTGGAATTCATGCCCTATCGAGCGTGTGAACCCATTTTGAAGGTGCTCCGGTCAGCAGTAGCGAACGCCGAGCATAACGAAGGATATACCCCAGCAGATTTGGTGGTTGCTCAAGCATTTGCGGATCAAGGTCCTGTGCTAAAGCGTTTCCGCCCTCGTGCACAAGGTCGGGCATATCAAATCCGTAAGCCGACTTGTCACATCACGATTACCGTTGCCCCTGGCGCGGAAGCATAA
- the rpsC gene encoding 30S ribosomal protein S3 produces MGQKIHPVGFRLGITQEHRSRWFADSDRYPKLLQEDYTIRNFIEKNPYKLKSLDSPGISQVRIERKADQIDLEVHTARPGVVVGRGGQGIEELRVGLQKALGNTDRQIRINVIEVARVDADSGLIAEYVGQQLERRVSFRRVVRQAIQRAQRAGIEGIKIQVSGRLNGAEIARTEYTREGKVPLHTLRADIDYAYRTAQTIYGILGIKVWVFKGEIIPGQEIEAQPANAQPRRRQQQQRRRQQYEDRSNEG; encoded by the coding sequence GTGGGACAGAAGATTCATCCAGTCGGCTTCAGGCTCGGTATTACCCAAGAGCATCGCTCTCGTTGGTTTGCCGATTCCGACCGCTATCCAAAACTTCTTCAAGAAGATTACACCATCCGGAACTTCATTGAGAAGAATCCTTATAAGCTGAAAAGCTTAGACAGCCCTGGTATTTCTCAGGTGCGAATTGAGCGCAAAGCCGATCAAATTGATCTCGAAGTCCACACGGCGCGTCCTGGCGTTGTGGTTGGACGGGGCGGTCAGGGCATCGAAGAATTAAGAGTTGGTTTACAAAAGGCGTTGGGTAACACCGATCGCCAAATCCGCATCAACGTCATTGAAGTGGCGCGAGTCGATGCTGATTCTGGCTTGATTGCTGAGTACGTGGGGCAGCAACTCGAGCGTCGGGTTTCCTTCCGCCGAGTGGTTCGCCAAGCAATTCAGCGGGCACAGCGAGCAGGCATTGAAGGGATCAAGATTCAGGTTAGCGGACGACTTAATGGAGCAGAGATTGCTCGGACTGAGTACACGCGTGAAGGTAAGGTGCCGCTCCATACTCTGCGGGCTGATATTGATTACGCTTACCGCACAGCCCAAACTATTTACGGCATTTTGGGCATTAAAGTTTGGGTGTTTAAAGGTGAGATTATTCCTGGTCAGGAAATCGAGGCTCAACCTGCTAACGCTCAACCTCGTCGTCGGCAACAACAGCAGCGCCGTCGTCAGCAGTACGAAGACCGCTCCAACGAGGGATAG
- the rplP gene encoding 50S ribosomal protein L16: protein MLSPKRTKFRKQHRGRMRGMATAGNKVDFGDFALQALEPSWITARQIEASRRAMTRYIRRGGQIWIRIFPDKSVTMRPAETRMGSGKGNPEFWVAVVKPGRVMFEIGGVPEETAREAMRLASFKLPIKTKFIVRPAEGEF from the coding sequence ATGTTAAGTCCTAAAAGAACTAAGTTTCGGAAACAGCATCGCGGGCGGATGCGCGGGATGGCAACTGCTGGCAACAAAGTCGACTTTGGCGATTTTGCATTGCAGGCATTAGAGCCATCCTGGATCACTGCTCGCCAGATTGAAGCTAGTCGGCGTGCTATGACTCGCTATATTCGCCGGGGCGGTCAGATCTGGATTCGGATTTTTCCAGATAAATCGGTGACCATGCGTCCTGCTGAAACTCGGATGGGTTCAGGTAAAGGGAACCCTGAGTTTTGGGTAGCCGTTGTGAAGCCGGGTCGAGTGATGTTTGAAATTGGCGGTGTGCCTGAAGAAACTGCCCGTGAGGCGATGCGCCTGGCATCCTTTAAGTTGCCAATCAAGACTAAGTTTATTGTTCGCCCAGCGGAAGGAGAATTTTAA
- the rpmC gene encoding 50S ribosomal protein L29, which produces MPLPKVDEIKDLSDQELSDQITTVKKDLFQLRFQKATRQMDKPHQFKHKRHRLAQLMTIERQRQLAASASLEE; this is translated from the coding sequence ATGCCTTTACCCAAGGTTGATGAAATTAAAGATTTGAGCGATCAAGAGCTGAGCGATCAAATTACGACGGTTAAGAAGGATCTGTTTCAACTGCGCTTTCAGAAAGCTACCCGTCAGATGGATAAGCCCCATCAGTTCAAGCACAAGCGCCATCGTCTGGCTCAACTCATGACCATTGAACGACAGCGCCAATTAGCGGCTTCCGCCAGTTTAGAGGAGTAG
- the rpsQ gene encoding 30S ribosomal protein S17 has product MAVKERVGLVVSDKMQKTVVVAIENRAPHPKYKKIMVRTKRYKVHDEENKCQIGDRVRIQETRPLSRTKRWAVIEILGNAPDV; this is encoded by the coding sequence ATGGCAGTCAAAGAGAGAGTCGGCTTAGTAGTAAGCGACAAAATGCAGAAAACGGTGGTGGTGGCGATCGAAAACCGTGCACCACACCCGAAGTACAAGAAGATCATGGTTCGTACCAAGCGATATAAAGTCCATGATGAAGAAAATAAGTGTCAGATAGGCGATCGCGTTCGCATTCAAGAGACTCGTCCCCTTAGCCGCACCAAGCGCTGGGCTGTGATTGAGATTCTGGGTAATGCCCCCGACGTTTAA
- the rplN gene encoding 50S ribosomal protein L14, which yields MIQQESYLNVADNSGARKLMCIRVLGGNRRYAGVGDVIIAVVKDAIPNMAVKKSDVVRAVVVRTRKGLRRDSGMSIRFDDNAAVIINADGNPKGTRVFGPVARELRDKSFTKIVSLAPEVL from the coding sequence ATGATTCAACAGGAAAGTTATTTAAACGTAGCGGATAACAGCGGCGCTCGTAAGCTGATGTGTATCCGTGTATTAGGCGGCAACCGTCGCTATGCCGGAGTTGGTGATGTGATCATTGCCGTTGTGAAAGATGCAATTCCCAACATGGCCGTGAAGAAATCTGATGTAGTCCGGGCAGTTGTAGTCCGCACGCGCAAAGGATTACGTCGCGATAGCGGTATGAGCATTCGATTTGATGACAATGCTGCTGTCATTATTAATGCAGACGGAAACCCTAAGGGAACGCGGGTGTTTGGTCCAGTTGCACGGGAACTGCGCGACAAAAGCTTTACTAAAATCGTGTCTCTGGCTCCGGAGGTGCTGTGA
- the rplX gene encoding 50S ribosomal protein L24: MPKQTKKTPQRTTIHVKKGDTVQVIAGRDKGTIGEVLKTYPANSKVLVKGVNIKTKHIKPQQEGESGQITTTEFPIHSSNVMVYSTQQKIASRICYTVDADGRKVRMLKKTGEIID, from the coding sequence ATGCCAAAACAAACTAAGAAAACTCCTCAACGCACCACTATTCATGTCAAAAAAGGCGATACCGTTCAGGTCATTGCTGGCAGGGATAAAGGCACTATTGGCGAAGTCTTAAAGACTTATCCTGCCAACAGTAAGGTGTTAGTGAAAGGAGTCAACATCAAGACTAAGCACATTAAACCTCAGCAGGAAGGTGAATCCGGTCAGATCACGACGACCGAGTTTCCCATTCATAGCTCTAATGTCATGGTGTATTCCACCCAACAGAAGATTGCTAGCCGTATTTGTTACACCGTCGATGCGGATGGTCGTAAAGTACGAATGCTGAAGAAAACGGGCGAGATTATTGACTAA
- the rplE gene encoding 50S ribosomal protein L5, with protein sequence MNDTLKALYLEKVVPKLMEQFQYQNIHQVPKVIKVTMNRGLGEAAQNAKAMEASINEISVITGQKPVVTRAKKAIAGFKIRQGMPVGIMVTLRADRMYSFLNRLINLSLPRIRDFRGVSPKSFDGRGNYTLGLREQLIFPEVEYDSVDQVRGMDISIITTAQTDEEGRALLKELGMPFRDN encoded by the coding sequence ATGAACGATACACTGAAGGCTCTTTACCTGGAAAAAGTTGTTCCTAAGCTTATGGAACAATTCCAATACCAAAACATTCACCAGGTGCCCAAGGTTATTAAAGTAACCATGAATAGGGGTTTGGGAGAAGCCGCTCAAAATGCTAAGGCAATGGAAGCTTCGATTAATGAGATTAGTGTGATTACAGGACAAAAACCTGTTGTGACCCGTGCGAAGAAGGCGATCGCCGGATTCAAAATTCGTCAGGGAATGCCTGTAGGTATTATGGTGACGCTGCGTGCAGACCGGATGTACTCCTTTCTTAATCGCCTCATTAACCTGTCTCTCCCTCGGATTCGAGATTTTCGGGGCGTTAGTCCGAAAAGCTTTGATGGGCGTGGGAACTACACGCTGGGCTTGCGTGAACAGTTGATTTTCCCCGAAGTCGAATACGACTCCGTAGACCAAGTCCGAGGCATGGACATCTCCATCATCACAACTGCCCAAACCGATGAAGAGGGTCGAGCCTTGCTAAAAGAACTAGGAATGCCCTTCCGGGATAACTGA
- the rpsH gene encoding 30S ribosomal protein S8, with product MAANDTIADMLTRIRNAGLARHQTTDIPSTKMTRSIAAVLQNEGFIEGFSETEDGVKRTLVVALKYKGKARRPLITTLKRVSKPGLRVYSNRKELPRVLGGIGIAIISTSSGIMTDRDARRQGLGGEVLCYVW from the coding sequence ATGGCGGCTAATGACACAATTGCAGATATGCTGACGCGCATCCGGAATGCAGGTTTGGCGCGGCATCAGACGACAGACATACCATCCACTAAAATGACCCGCAGTATTGCGGCAGTGTTACAAAACGAAGGCTTTATCGAAGGCTTCTCTGAAACAGAGGACGGCGTTAAGCGGACGTTAGTGGTGGCACTAAAATATAAAGGTAAGGCGCGTCGCCCTTTAATCACAACCCTTAAGCGGGTGAGCAAGCCTGGACTTCGGGTTTATTCCAACCGTAAAGAACTCCCTCGAGTTTTAGGCGGCATTGGGATTGCCATTATTTCGACCTCCAGCGGCATCATGACCGACCGCGATGCTCGGCGGCAAGGGTTAGGGGGCGAAGTCCTCTGTTATGTCTGGTAG
- the rplF gene encoding 50S ribosomal protein L6, whose amino-acid sequence MSRIGKRPIPVPPKVTVTISGQHVAVKGPKGELSRTLPPEVEVVQEGDTVLVNRRNESRPARQRHGLCRTLIANMVEGVSQGFQKRLEIQGVGYRAQVQGRNLVLNVGYSNPVQIEPPDGIQVAVENNTNVIVSGIDKEIVGNTTARIRAVRPPEPYKGKGIRYAGEVVRRKAGKAGKK is encoded by the coding sequence ATGTCTCGTATTGGTAAGCGCCCTATCCCTGTTCCCCCCAAAGTGACCGTCACGATTAGCGGTCAGCACGTTGCTGTGAAAGGACCCAAAGGTGAGCTATCGCGCACCCTGCCTCCTGAAGTGGAGGTTGTCCAGGAAGGAGATACTGTTCTGGTGAATCGCCGGAATGAGTCCCGACCTGCTCGGCAACGGCATGGACTTTGCCGTACTCTCATTGCCAATATGGTAGAAGGGGTTTCTCAAGGCTTTCAGAAGCGCCTAGAAATTCAAGGTGTGGGCTATCGGGCTCAGGTTCAGGGACGGAATTTGGTGCTAAACGTGGGTTACAGCAACCCGGTTCAAATCGAGCCGCCTGACGGAATTCAGGTAGCGGTTGAGAACAACACCAATGTCATTGTCAGCGGCATTGATAAAGAAATTGTCGGCAACACTACTGCTCGAATTCGGGCAGTTCGTCCGCCTGAGCCTTACAAAGGTAAAGGAATTCGCTATGCCGGAGAAGTGGTCAGACGTAAAGCCGGTAAGGCAGGGAAGAAATAG
- the rplR gene encoding 50S ribosomal protein L18, protein MKMTRKESTRRRHARVRKDVTGTTERPRLAVYRSNQHIYAQVIDDTNHHTMASASTLEADLKKVLDSANNCDASAQVGKLLAERAIAQGIKRVVFDRGGNLYHGRVKALADAAREGGLDF, encoded by the coding sequence ATGAAAATGACGCGCAAGGAATCAACTCGTCGTCGTCACGCTCGGGTTCGCAAAGACGTGACAGGGACGACAGAACGTCCTCGGCTAGCCGTTTATCGTTCCAATCAGCACATCTATGCTCAAGTAATCGACGATACAAACCATCATACGATGGCTTCAGCTTCGACTTTAGAAGCAGATCTCAAGAAAGTGTTAGATTCGGCGAACAACTGCGACGCTTCGGCACAAGTCGGTAAATTGTTGGCAGAACGGGCGATCGCCCAAGGCATTAAGCGGGTAGTGTTCGATCGGGGGGGAAACCTCTACCACGGTCGAGTCAAAGCTTTGGCAGATGCAGCACGTGAAGGCGGACTAGACTTCTAG
- the rpsE gene encoding 30S ribosomal protein S5, which yields MASNTKGGGKKGGRAKEKESEWQERVVQIKRVTKVVKGGKKLSFRAVVIVGNERGQVGVGVGKASDVIGAVKKGVADGKKHLVEVPLTKSNSIPHPVNGDGGGAKVMMRPAAPGTGVIAGGAVRMVLELAGIRNILAKQLGSGNPLNNARAAANALGSLRTFSEVAEERGIPVENLYA from the coding sequence ATGGCTTCTAATACTAAAGGTGGCGGTAAGAAAGGCGGTCGCGCCAAAGAGAAAGAGTCTGAGTGGCAAGAGCGTGTTGTTCAGATCAAGCGAGTCACGAAGGTTGTCAAGGGTGGTAAAAAACTCAGCTTCCGGGCGGTCGTAATTGTTGGTAACGAACGCGGTCAAGTTGGCGTTGGAGTCGGTAAAGCCAGCGACGTAATTGGCGCGGTCAAGAAAGGCGTTGCTGACGGTAAGAAGCATCTTGTCGAAGTGCCTTTAACTAAGTCAAACTCAATTCCTCATCCGGTTAACGGCGATGGCGGTGGGGCAAAAGTGATGATGCGCCCTGCCGCACCTGGTACTGGCGTTATTGCTGGGGGTGCGGTTCGGATGGTTCTGGAACTTGCTGGCATCCGCAACATTTTGGCGAAGCAGTTAGGTTCAGGTAATCCACTCAACAATGCAAGAGCCGCAGCGAATGCTTTAGGTTCCTTGCGAACTTTCTCAGAAGTAGCTGAAGAGCGAGGAATTCCAGTTGAGAACCTCTATGCTTAG
- the rplO gene encoding 50S ribosomal protein L15, whose translation MRLEDALPQKGSQKRKTRKGRGIAAGQGASCGFGMRGQKSRSGSGTRPGFEGGQMPLYRRIPKLKHFPLINRKQFTIINVKDLAGLDANSEVTLSSLMEVGIITSDDGPLKILGTGEITVALKVKAVAFTKSARAKIEAAGGSCDAPDQ comes from the coding sequence ATGAGATTAGAAGACGCTTTACCCCAAAAGGGTTCTCAAAAACGTAAGACCCGCAAGGGTCGGGGCATTGCTGCTGGACAAGGTGCAAGCTGTGGCTTTGGAATGAGGGGTCAAAAGTCTCGGTCGGGTAGCGGCACTCGCCCTGGCTTTGAGGGAGGACAAATGCCTCTGTACCGCCGTATTCCCAAGCTGAAGCATTTTCCTTTAATCAATCGGAAGCAATTTACGATTATCAACGTTAAGGATTTAGCAGGGCTAGATGCGAATAGCGAAGTGACTCTTTCTTCTCTAATGGAAGTCGGAATCATCACGTCTGATGATGGACCTCTGAAGATTTTGGGAACGGGTGAGATTACAGTAGCTTTGAAAGTGAAGGCAGTAGCATTTACTAAATCTGCTCGCGCTAAAATCGAAGCAGCAGGTGGCAGTTGTGATGCACCTGATCAATAG
- the secY gene encoding preprotein translocase subunit SecY translates to MVVNRDKAPSAQETFVQMAQAAGLRGRLLVTVGLLILVRLGIYLPIPGIDRVAFQSALQGSGLGSLVSFLDVLAGGGISALGIFALGILPYINASIIIQLMTAAVPQLEDLQKNEGEAGRRKISQITRFVALGWAILNSIMITTLLVNLKALSPEFTSIAETVIALTAGSMFVMWISEVITERGIGNGASLLIFVSIVSTLPKSLGQTLELAQSGDSSIVGRVIILLVVFLVMIVSIVFVQEGTRRIPIISARRQVGKRTYQEKSSYLPLRLNQGGVMPIIFASAMLSLPFALGQAFSNNQAIATVISYIQPGTWLYPLLQMVLIVFFSYFYSSLIVNPVDMSQNLKKMGASIPGIRPGKATSEYIGRVLNRLTFLGAGFLGLVAILPTAVEGATQVRTFQGLGATSILILVGVAIDTAKQIQTYVISQRYEGMVKQ, encoded by the coding sequence ATGGTTGTCAATCGAGATAAAGCGCCATCTGCACAAGAAACATTCGTGCAGATGGCACAAGCAGCCGGACTCCGAGGTCGGCTGCTTGTTACTGTTGGACTATTGATCTTAGTTCGCCTTGGCATTTATCTGCCTATTCCTGGCATTGATCGAGTTGCATTTCAGTCTGCGCTTCAGGGCAGTGGATTGGGCAGTCTCGTCAGTTTTCTAGACGTGTTAGCAGGGGGCGGTATTTCAGCACTAGGAATTTTTGCGTTAGGCATTTTGCCTTACATTAATGCTTCTATCATTATTCAACTCATGACCGCTGCAGTTCCACAGCTAGAGGATTTGCAAAAGAACGAGGGAGAAGCAGGAAGACGAAAAATTTCTCAAATTACTCGTTTTGTTGCTTTGGGTTGGGCAATTCTCAACAGCATCATGATTACAACTTTGCTGGTTAACCTTAAAGCTCTTAGTCCTGAATTCACATCGATCGCAGAAACGGTCATTGCTCTCACGGCTGGCTCTATGTTTGTCATGTGGATTAGTGAGGTGATTACAGAGCGGGGCATCGGGAATGGCGCATCACTGCTGATTTTTGTCAGCATTGTCTCTACCTTGCCAAAGTCTTTAGGTCAAACCTTAGAACTGGCTCAGAGTGGTGATAGCAGCATTGTGGGTCGAGTTATTATTTTGCTCGTTGTCTTCTTGGTCATGATTGTTAGTATTGTCTTCGTTCAAGAAGGCACTCGACGCATTCCAATCATTTCTGCGCGTCGCCAAGTGGGTAAGCGTACCTATCAAGAAAAGAGCAGCTATCTTCCTCTACGCCTCAATCAGGGTGGAGTTATGCCGATTATTTTTGCTAGTGCAATGTTGTCATTACCCTTTGCTCTAGGTCAAGCATTTTCTAACAACCAAGCCATTGCTACAGTTATTAGTTATATTCAACCGGGTACGTGGCTCTACCCATTGCTTCAAATGGTGTTAATTGTATTTTTCAGCTATTTCTATTCTTCGCTCATTGTTAATCCTGTAGACATGTCGCAAAATTTGAAAAAAATGGGTGCTAGTATTCCTGGCATTCGTCCAGGAAAGGCAACAAGTGAATATATTGGGCGGGTGTTAAATCGTCTAACCTTTTTGGGAGCAGGCTTCTTGGGACTAGTAGCGATTTTGCCGACTGCGGTTGAAGGTGCTACTCAGGTCAGAACGTTCCAAGGATTAGGTGCAACTTCCATTTTGATTCTAGTGGGCGTGGCGATCGACACAGCCAAGCAAATTCAAACCTACGTGATTTCTCAGCGCTATGAGGGGATGGTGAAGCAGTGA